Proteins from a genomic interval of Yarrowia lipolytica chromosome 1E, complete sequence:
- a CDS encoding uncharacterized protein (Compare to YALI0E14839g, similar to Saccharomyces cerevisiae MDM36 (YPR083W); ancestral locus Anc_3.387, weakly similar to KLLA0D09174g Kluyveromyces lactis): protein MQWFKRSKQALSADELLSQLQDDQQLTFAQFAVIVKPFSARDAHECTMAFRILHTINANLKETQSWPFQLLRHCDLEHVTGKSSWLDRIRKRPQKPTSEGGTKTAFNINIANKVHKQCGQMKTQMQQWDIKHLQNVTGKLLTNGSFTSDASSVLITLVLRILSRYSELEEQLDLAMSRATLIKINYELTEKLSKELENQGEEEDEINPLLVAYRSFVKQLLSELDTDSDNRQDLLQVVKDLEDMYKQYAASTPKKSSPRKKSSTSRFPTPSTPKREASDPFDYMDSPTHTQTESFSSMSNSVNSLFSSTSKASSTVSDELPNLLHAFDMEYVKQQRQRRELDGVGMSSPQSMTSSISSKSLSSSKSFSKLNPTHSSPLVAASPLQTSHIAPMPNSSPAPSHLDVQMINNRMMVKTASGYQDMQEWVMKQNQEAALRTTQPAVKSASDYIVTVPKESVPRTLPSTGTSFLSNIFGNRPLAPPVPLEKKELPKPQPSVGPTTSLLAKSLSEKHSTFQQSAFETSYRQEMNDFE, encoded by the coding sequence ATGCAATGGTTTAAGCGAAGCAAGCAGGCGTTGAGCGCCGATGAGCTCCTTTCGCAACTACAGGACGACCAGCAACTCACCTTTGCGCAGTTCGCCGTGATTGTGAAGCCCTTCTCAGCTCGAGACGCCCATGAGTGCACCATGGCATTCCGAATTCTGCACACCATTAACGCCAATCTCAAAGAAACACAAAGCTGGCCGTTCCAGTTGCTGCGACATTGCGACCTGGAACATGTCACGGGGAAGTCTTCGTGGCTCGATCGAATCCGAAAACGACCACAAAAGCCCACCTCCGAGGGAGGCACCAAAACAGCattcaacatcaacattgccaacaAGGTCCACAAGCAGTGCGGCCAAATGAAGACCCAGATGCAGCAATGGGACATTAAACACCTCCAGAATGTCACAGGCAAGCTTCTTACCAACGGAAGCTTTACCTCGGACGCCTCTTCGGTACTCATCACACTTGTGCTCAGAATCCTTTCACGATACTCGGAACTGGAGGAACAGCTGGATCTGGCAATGTCACGTGCCACCCTCATTAAGATCAACTACGAGCTCACAGAGAAGCTCAgcaaggagctcgagaaccagggagaagaggaggacgaaaTAAACCCTCTGCTTGTGGCCTACAGATCGTTCGTCAAGCAACTGCTCTCCGAGCTGGACACTGATAGCGACAACAGACAAGATCTGCTGCAGGTTGTCAAGGACCTCGAGGACATGTACAAGCAGTACGCCGCCTCCACTCCCAAGAAATCCTCTCCTCGAAAGAAGTCCTCTACTTCGAGATTCCCCACTCCTTCAACTCCCAAGCGAGAGGCCTCGGACCCCTTCGATTACATGGACTCTCCCACTCACACACAGACGGAATCTTTCTCGTCTATGAGCAACTCGGTTAACTCCCTATTCTCTTCTACATCGAAAGCATCCTCCACTGTCAGTGACGAGCTTCCTAACCTCCTGCATGCATTTGACATGGAATACGtgaagcagcagcgacagcgacgagAGCTGGACGGCGTTGGAATGTCGTCCCCACAGTCCATGACctcttccatctcctccaagtcgctctcttcttccaagtcattctccaagctcaaccCCACACACTCTTCACCTCTGGTGGCGGCATCTCCTCTTCAGACTTCGCATATTGCCCCAATGCCCAATTCTTCACCTGCACCCTCGCATCTTGACGTCCAGATGATCAACAACCGAATGATGGTCAAAACCGCTTCTGGTTACCAGGACATGCAGGAGTGGGTCATGAAGCAGAACCAGGAGGCTGCTCTTCGAACCACACAGCCCGCCGTGAAGAGCGCTTCGGACTACATTGTCACGGTTCCCAAGGAATCTGTTCCTCGAACCCTTCCTTCTACAGGCACTTCTTTCCTCTCCAACATCTTCGGAAACCGGCCTCTGGCTCCCCCCGTTCCTCTTGAAAAGAAGGAACTGCCTAAGCCCCAGCCTTCCGTCGGCCCTACTACCTCTCTCCTAGCCAAGAGTCTTTCTGAGAAGCACTCTACCTTCCAGCAATCTGCATTTGAGACCTCTTACCGACAGGAGATGAACGATTTTGAGTAG
- a CDS encoding uncharacterized protein (Compare to YALI0E14927g, similar to Saccharomyces cerevisiae SHP1 (YBL058W); ancestral locus Anc_7.377, weakly similar to uniprot|P34223 Saccharomyces cerevisiae YBL058w SHP1 potential regulatory subunit for GLC7P) produces the protein MVSEEEKTERIAQFVGITQSSPEDAQDCLLHTDWDVAQAVDLFLSANDDPEENEEDAENDDAEDIDVEEDSDAYANPSGLAPSGIAAGIQGFLSGLAGRDDPAAAASEPQGILSNPQPSGYRLGDGTGSSTPVSGASSSTTPAPSAPAPAPAPRRGVAGVRTLGDLSRDNAPPKRQDLFTGGEKSALAVQNPNRPGQQGNQGGNPLVNDIIRRAEANPARPRGENDDESEDEEQVGSFHGTGFTLGSDEVQSRPVESALPTSLPKVSRSITFWQNGFTVEDGPLYRYDDPRNQRYLETLNQGRAPLALLDVQHNQAVDINVTDRSEEAYVEKKPVYGGSGNRLGSPVPGEPTPSSSATPPPSAPTPAATSSGPSNSSSGAGGSRIQIRLGDGTRLTPSFSPDLTVQSLYDFVDEHNPSGREYVLQTTFPNKELRDKSLTLKDAKVIGAAIVQRYE, from the coding sequence ATGGTatctgaagaagaaaaaacCGAACGAATCGCGCAATTCGTGGGAATCACACAGTCCTCGCCCGAAGATGCACAGGATTGCTTGCTCCACACCGACTGGGACGTGGCTCAGGCTGTCGATCTGTTCTTGTCGGCTAACgacgaccccgaggagaacgaggaggatgctGAAAACGACGATGCCGAGGACATTGACGTCGAGGAGGACTCGGACGCATACGCCAACCCCTCGGGTCTGGCCCCCAGTGGAATTGCCGCCGGAATCCAGGGCTTCCTCAGTGGCCTAGCTGGCAGAGATGatcctgctgctgctgcctctgAGCCACAGGGAATCCTCAGCAACCCCCAGCCCTCTGGATACAGACTCGGAGACGGTACCGGGTCGTCAACTCCTGTCAGCGGAGCCAGCAGTAGCAccactcctgctccttctgcccctgcccctgctcctgctcctaGAAGGGGCGTGGCGGGTGTCAGAACTCTGGGAGATCTGTCGCGAGACAATGCGCCTCCCAAGCGACAGGACCTATTCACTGGAGGAGAAAAGTCGGCTCTGGCTGTCCAGAACCCCAACAGACCTGGCCAGCAGGGCAACCAGGGAGGCAACCCTCTGGTTAATGATATCATTCGACGAGCTGAGGCCAACCCAGCAAGACCTCGAGGTGAGAACGACGATGAGTCAGAGGATGAGGAACAGGTGGGAAGCTTCCACGGAACAGGGTTCACTCTGGGCTCCGACGAGGTCCAAAGCCGACCCGTGGAGTCTGCTCTCCCCACCTCTCTCCCCAAGGTCTCTCGATCAATCACCTTCTGGCAGAACGGTTTCACAGTCGAGGATGGTCCTCTGTACAGATACGACGACCCCCGAAACCAGCGGTACCTCGAGACCCTCAACCAAGGACGAgctcctctggctctccTGGATGTCCAACATAACCAGGCCGTTGATATTAACGTGACGGACCGAAGTGAAGAGGCATacgtggagaagaagcctgTCTACGGAGGTTCTGGTAATCGTCTCGGATCTCCTGTTCCTGGGGAGCCTaccccctcctcctccgccacTCCGCCACCCTCCGCCCCTACTCCTGCTGCTACCTCATCTGGTCCTTCAAACTCCTCatctggagcaggaggaagCAGAATTCAGATTCGACTTGGCGACGGAACTCGTCTTActccctccttctcccccGATCTCACTGTCCAGTCCCTCTACGATTTTGTTGATGAACACAACCCCTCTGGTCGAGAATACGTTCTCCAGACCACATTCCCCAATAAGGAACTTAGAGACAAGAGCTTGACTCTGAAGGATGCTAAGGTTATTGGTGCTGCTATTGTTCAGCGATACGAGTAG
- a CDS encoding uncharacterized protein (Compare to YALI0E14949g, highly similar to uniprot|P39533 Saccharomyces cerevisiae YJL200c strong similarity to aconitate hydratase) yields the protein MLRSARFCQARFSAIKARGLATTANASGLSVPADFKTRTPPYAELINRLDQVKKIINRNDLTLAEKILYSHLHNPEETPSITRGDTYLKLNPDRVAMQDASAQMALLQFMTCGLPSTAVPASIHCDHLIVGRDGADDDLTRSIATNQEVFDFLQQCAEKYGIQFWGPGSGIIHQIVLENFSVPGLMMLGTDSHTPNAGGLGAIAIGVGGADAVDALTGTPWELKAPKILGVKLTGKLSGWASPKDVITHLAGKLTVRGGTGNIIEYHGEGVDSLSCTGMATICNMGAEVGATTSTFPFTESMRRYLEATGRAPIAAAAAAARDRGFLAADEGAQYDEVVEVNLSELEPCINGPFTPDLATPLSKYSTKVTSEKWPDTVSAGLIGSCTNSSYEDMTRVASLVEQARDNGLEAKIPFFITPGSEQIRATIKKDGLTDVFESAGAVVLANACGPCIGQWDRTDETKPGEFNSIFTSFNRNFRARNDGNPETMNFLTSPEIVTAMIYSGDAHFNPMTDSITTKDGKEFKFQPPKGTELPEEFAKGRPEFYPEAAPQPHPEVNVTVSPDSERLQLLEPFEPFNNQELKLSVLMKVEGKCTTDHISAAGAWLKYKGHLENISYNTLIGALNKETQKVNHTIDAADGSEQSIPDLMIKWKEQGKPWIVVAEHNYGEGSAREHAALSPRFLGGQAILVKSFARIHETNLKKQGMLPLTFENEADYDKIQACDTLETLDLLDMLEKGGDNGGFVQMRATKSDGSTYDFRARHTMSADQVDFFKAGSAINFIGAQKAANK from the coding sequence ATGCTGAGAAGTGCTCGATTTTGCCAGGCACGATTCTCGGCCATCAAGGCTCGTGGTCTTGCCACCACTGCCAACGCCTCCGGCCTCAGCGTGCCCGCTGACTTCAAGACCCGAACCCCTCCCTACGCGGAGCTCATCAACCGTCTTGATCAGGTCAAGAAGATTATCAACCGAAATGATTTGACCTTGGCTGAAAAAATTCTGTATTCACATCTTCACAACCCTGAGGAGACTCCCAGCATCACTCGAGGTGACACTTACCTCAAGCTCAACCCCGACCGAGTGGCCATGCAGGATGCCTCTGCTCAGATGGCTCTGCTGCAGTTTATGACCTGTGGTCTTCCTTCCACCGCCGTGCCTGCGTCCATTCACTGTGACCATCTGATTGTTGGCCGAGACGGTGCCGATGATGATCTGACCCGATCTATCGCTACCAACCAGGAGGTGTTCGACTTCCTGCAGCAATGTGCCGAGAAGTACGGCATCCAGTTCTGGGGCCCCGGATCCGGTATCATCCACCAGATTGTGCTGGAGAACTTCTCTGTTCCCGGTCTCATGATGCTCGGAACCGACTCTCACACTCCCAACGCTGGTGGTCTCGGTGCCATTGCCATcggtgttggaggagccgaCGCTGTCGACGCTTTGACCGGAACTCCCTGGGAACTGAAGGCCCCCAAGATTCTCGGAGTCAAGCTGACTGGAAAGCTGTCCGGCTGGGCTTCTCCCAAGGATGTTATTACCCATCTGGCTGGCAAGCTGACTGTGCGAGGAGGAACCGGAAACATCATCGAGTACCACGGCGAGGGTGTTGACTCCCTGTCCTGCACCGGTATGGCCACAATTTGCAACATGGGTGCCGAGGTCGGTGCTACCACCTCTACGTTCCCCTTTACGGAGTCCATGCGACGATACTTGGAGGCCACCGGACGAGCTCCCATTgccgcagcagcagcagctgctcgagacCGAGGCTTCTTGGCTGCTGACGAGGGTGCTCAGTATGACGAGGTTGTAGAGGTCAACCTGTCCGAGCTCGAGCCCTGTATCAACGGTCCCTTCACTCCCGATCTGGCCACCCCCCTCTCCAAGTACTCCACCAAGGTCACCTCTGAGAAGTGGCCCGATACCGTGTCTGCCGGTCTCATTGGATCATGCACCAACTCCTCCTACGAGGACATGACCCGAGTCGCCTCTCTGGTTGAGCAGGCCCGAGACAACGGTCTCGAGGCCAAGATTcccttcttcatcacccCCGGATCCGAGCAGATTCGAGccaccatcaagaaggacggtCTGACAGACGTGTTCGAGTCTGCTGGTGCGGTGGTTCTGGCCAACGCCTGTGGACCCTGTATCGGTCAGTGGGATCGAACTGACGAGACCAAGCCCGGCGAGTTCAactccatcttcacctcTTTCAACCGAAACTTCCGAGCCCGAAACGATGGTAACCCCGAAACCATGAACTTCCTGACCTCTCCCGAGATTGTCACCGCTATGATCTACTCTGGAGACGCTCACTTCAACCCCATGACCgactccatcaccaccaaggacggcaaggAATTCAAGTTCCAGCCCCCTAAGGGTACCGAGCTGCCCGAGGAGTTTGCCAAGGGCCGACCCGAGTTCTACCCCGAGGCTGCCCCCCAGCCCCATCCCGAGGTGAACGTGACTGTCTCCCCCGATTCCGAGCGActgcagctccttgagcctTTTGAGCCCTTTAACAACcaggagctcaagctcTCGGTACTCATGAAGGTTGAGGGCAAGTGCACCACCGACCACATTTCGGCCGCTGGTGCCTGGCTCAAGTACAAGGGCCATCTTGAGAACATTTCCTACAACACCCTGATTGGTGCTCTTAACAAGGAGACCCAGAAGGTCAACCACACTATTGATGCCGCTGACGGCTCCGAGCAGTCTATCCCCGACCTCATGATCAAGTGGAAGGAGCAGGGCAAGCCCTGGAttgttgttgctgagcACAACTACGGAGAGGGTTCCGCCCGAGAGCATGCTGCTCTGTCTCCCCGATTCCTCGGTGGACAGGCCATCCTAGTCAAGTCTTTCGCTCGAATTCACGAgaccaacctcaagaagcagggTATGCTTCCTCTGACCTTTGAGAACGAGGCCGACTACGACAAGATCCAGGCCTGCGACACTCTGGAGACCCTGGACCTCCTGGACATGCTTGAGAAGGGTGGTGACAACGGTGGCTTTGTCCAGATGCGAGCTACCAAGTCTGACGGCTCTACCTACGACTTCCGAGCCCGACACACCATGTCTGCCGACCAGGTTGATTTCTTCAAGGCTGGTTCTGCCATCAACTTCATTGGAGCCCAGAAGGCTGCCAACAAGTAA